The following coding sequences are from one Comamonas koreensis window:
- a CDS encoding LapA family protein, translating to MKYLLWLLKAVIFFTLFAFALNNQRDVVVHLFFGTQWQAPLVLVVLLAFSAGVILGIIGMVPRWWKHRKAAQRAAAAQAIAGEPTPSTNAPADETTPLPPHGI from the coding sequence ATGAAATACCTGCTGTGGCTGCTCAAAGCTGTCATCTTCTTCACCCTGTTTGCATTTGCGCTCAATAACCAGCGGGATGTGGTGGTGCACCTGTTCTTTGGCACCCAATGGCAGGCCCCGCTCGTTCTGGTGGTGCTGCTCGCCTTCAGCGCGGGCGTGATTCTCGGCATCATCGGCATGGTGCCGCGCTGGTGGAAGCACCGCAAAGCCGCGCAGCGTGCAGCGGCGGCGCAAGCCATTGCGGGCGAACCCACCCCCTCCACCAACGCCCCTGCGGACGAGACCACCCCGCTGCCACCTCATGGAATTTGA
- a CDS encoding YbaB/EbfC family nucleoid-associated protein, translating to MFNKGQLAGLMKQAQAMQDNLKKAQDDLANIEVEGESGAGLVKVLMTCKHDVKRVTIDPSLLSEDKDMLEDLVAAAFNAAVRKAEETSNEKMGKITAGMPGLPGGMKFPF from the coding sequence ATGTTCAACAAAGGACAACTCGCAGGTTTGATGAAGCAAGCCCAGGCCATGCAGGACAACCTCAAGAAGGCCCAGGACGACCTGGCCAACATCGAGGTCGAAGGTGAGTCTGGTGCCGGTCTCGTCAAGGTGCTGATGACCTGCAAGCACGACGTCAAGCGCGTGACCATTGACCCCAGCCTGCTGTCCGAAGACAAGGACATGCTCGAAGACCTGGTGGCTGCCGCCTTCAACGCCGCGGTGCGCAAGGCCGAAGAGACCAGCAACGAGAAAATGGGCAAGATCACCGCTGGCATGCCAGGCCTGCCCGGCGGCATGAAGTTCCCGTTCTAA
- the lapB gene encoding lipopolysaccharide assembly protein LapB, whose amino-acid sequence MEFDISWILLGFPAAFVLGWLASRFDLRQIRRENRSAPKAYFKGLNFLLNEQQDKAIDAFIEAVQNDPDTAELHFALGNLFRRRGEYSRAVRVHEHLLSRADISKPERERAQHALALDFMKAGLLDRAEDALARLENTPYENEARLSRLAIYERAHDWPQAVQIARLMHSHNQGDYSVRIAHYLCEQALGQLAHGQLDAAQDLLQQAQSEAPHAPRPRIELAHLQHKSGHPALALGSLMELAAVSPSSVPLVAPLMLELVKADERKPQVRALLEANYHSAPSLDVMQSLVQLDEFAGVEQAEGPVGRDWYIEHLRHEPSLVAAGRWLAQESLSHEEHHPAIQRALDNAAKPLTRYRCAACGFEARQHFWQCPGCQSWDSYPPRRVEEQ is encoded by the coding sequence ATGGAATTTGACATCTCCTGGATCCTGCTGGGTTTCCCCGCTGCGTTTGTGCTGGGCTGGCTGGCCTCGCGCTTTGACTTGCGCCAGATTCGCCGCGAGAACCGCAGCGCCCCCAAGGCCTACTTCAAGGGGCTGAACTTTCTCCTGAACGAGCAGCAGGACAAGGCCATCGATGCCTTTATCGAGGCCGTGCAGAACGACCCCGATACCGCCGAGCTGCACTTTGCACTGGGCAATCTGTTCCGCCGCCGGGGCGAATACAGCCGTGCGGTACGCGTGCATGAGCACCTGCTCTCACGCGCCGACATCAGCAAGCCCGAGCGCGAGCGCGCCCAGCATGCGCTGGCCCTGGATTTCATGAAGGCCGGGCTGCTGGACCGCGCCGAAGATGCGCTGGCCCGGCTGGAGAACACCCCTTACGAGAACGAGGCCCGTCTCTCGCGCCTGGCGATCTACGAGCGCGCCCACGACTGGCCGCAAGCCGTGCAGATTGCGCGCCTGATGCACAGCCATAACCAGGGCGACTACAGCGTGCGCATTGCCCACTACCTGTGTGAGCAGGCGCTGGGCCAACTCGCCCATGGCCAGCTCGACGCCGCGCAGGACTTGCTGCAGCAAGCCCAGTCCGAGGCGCCGCATGCACCGCGCCCCCGGATCGAGCTGGCCCATCTGCAGCACAAGAGCGGCCATCCCGCGCTGGCACTGGGATCGCTGATGGAGCTGGCCGCGGTGTCGCCCTCCTCGGTGCCCCTGGTCGCGCCGCTGATGCTGGAGCTGGTCAAGGCCGACGAGCGCAAGCCCCAGGTACGTGCGCTGCTGGAGGCCAACTACCACAGCGCGCCATCGCTGGATGTGATGCAAAGCCTGGTGCAGCTGGACGAATTTGCCGGCGTGGAGCAAGCCGAGGGACCGGTCGGGCGCGACTGGTACATCGAGCACCTGCGCCACGAGCCCTCACTGGTTGCGGCCGGCCGCTGGCTCGCCCAGGAATCGCTCAGCCACGAAGAGCACCACCCCGCCATTCAGCGCGCGCTGGACAATGCCGCAAAACCGCTGACCCGCTACCGCTGCGCCGCCTGCGGCTTTGAGGCGCGCCAGCATTTCTGGCAATGCCCCGGCTGCCAGTCCTGGGACAGCTACCCGCCGCGCCGGGTGGAAGAGCAATAA
- the dnaX gene encoding DNA polymerase III subunit gamma/tau, which yields MSYLVLARKYRPRNFSEMVGQEHVVQALSNALVQQRLHHAYLFTGTRGVGKTTVSRILAKSLNCTGADGHGGITAAPCGVCPACTEIDSGRFPDYTELDAASNRGVDEVQGLLEQAVYKPVQGRFKVFMIDEVHMLTNTAFNAMLKTLEEPPEYLKFVLATTDPQKVPVTVLSRCLQFNLRPMAPETIQEHLGRVLVQEQIAAEPQALRLLSRSARGSMRDALSLTDQAIAFGGGQLQEASVRQMLGAVDSSHVFRLIEALARGDGAEVVDTVNQLRHQGLSAASTLEDMAVQLQRMAVFQAVPGKAQAAAAEDDAEQQELLRLAQFMPADETQLLYSIALHGRGELGLAPDEYAALTMALLRLLAFKPAGTAEKKTLNSAGAAAPVAAGPKQAAAPLAAPAVAVAPRVVPPLAASPAPQVATAVDASVALAAPVVAAPPSAAISAPVSTPVSVPAPVPTPAPVAAPVAQPAPPASEPIVATPTVEAVKLPVRSAEDLIPARATATVAPVPVDPPTPAQTEKELVEEEQPQSHDDDAPSEPDSDAEDETAAPYFDEVPMEAYADDEPAALADLPDAAPAAQPPAAAAPDRASLIALPVQTPQASELDRPAANFGENLGRVPPEFEDTEEGRFWNDTVTALVQAEAITAVARQLALRSQLIKREADEWWLRVDLESLAQSGTIERLRTALVAAGLVGKIQVSVGAVSDCPARRKAHAVQARQRAAEETVRQDPYVQSLIQQFGAKIVPGSIQPL from the coding sequence ATGTCTTATCTTGTTCTCGCTCGCAAATACCGTCCGCGAAATTTCTCTGAAATGGTAGGCCAGGAGCATGTGGTGCAGGCGCTGTCCAATGCGCTGGTGCAGCAGCGCTTGCACCATGCCTACCTGTTCACGGGAACCCGGGGTGTGGGCAAGACGACGGTCTCGCGCATTCTGGCCAAGTCGCTCAACTGCACGGGCGCGGACGGCCATGGCGGCATCACCGCTGCGCCTTGCGGCGTGTGCCCAGCCTGTACCGAGATCGACAGCGGACGTTTCCCCGATTACACCGAGCTCGATGCCGCCTCCAACCGTGGTGTCGATGAAGTGCAGGGCCTCCTGGAGCAGGCGGTGTACAAGCCGGTGCAGGGGCGCTTCAAGGTCTTTATGATCGACGAAGTGCACATGCTCACCAATACCGCCTTCAACGCCATGTTGAAGACCCTGGAAGAGCCGCCCGAGTACCTGAAGTTTGTGCTGGCGACGACCGACCCGCAAAAAGTGCCGGTCACGGTGCTGTCGCGCTGCCTGCAGTTCAACCTGCGCCCGATGGCGCCAGAGACGATCCAGGAGCACCTGGGCCGCGTGCTGGTGCAAGAGCAGATTGCGGCCGAGCCGCAGGCCTTGCGGCTGTTGTCGCGCTCAGCCCGGGGTTCCATGCGCGATGCGCTGTCGCTGACCGACCAGGCCATTGCCTTTGGTGGCGGCCAGCTGCAAGAGGCCAGCGTGCGCCAGATGCTGGGCGCCGTCGATTCCAGCCATGTGTTTCGCCTGATTGAGGCACTGGCGCGCGGCGATGGCGCCGAGGTGGTCGATACCGTCAACCAGCTGCGCCACCAGGGCTTGTCTGCTGCGTCTACCCTGGAAGACATGGCCGTGCAGCTGCAGCGCATGGCCGTGTTCCAGGCTGTGCCGGGCAAGGCCCAGGCCGCTGCCGCTGAGGACGACGCCGAGCAGCAGGAGCTGCTGCGCCTGGCCCAGTTCATGCCGGCGGACGAAACCCAGCTGCTGTACAGCATTGCGCTGCATGGCCGGGGCGAGCTGGGCCTGGCACCGGATGAATATGCGGCCTTGACGATGGCGCTGCTGCGACTGCTGGCCTTCAAGCCTGCGGGCACGGCTGAAAAAAAAACTCTGAATAGTGCTGGGGCTGCGGCGCCGGTGGCTGCTGGGCCCAAGCAGGCTGCTGCCCCCCTTGCCGCGCCTGCCGTGGCTGTTGCTCCGCGCGTGGTGCCGCCGCTTGCTGCGTCTCCAGCGCCGCAGGTCGCCACTGCGGTGGATGCGTCCGTAGCCCTTGCAGCGCCTGTTGTTGCTGCTCCGCCATCCGCAGCCATTTCTGCGCCCGTTTCTACACCTGTTTCAGTGCCCGCGCCCGTGCCCACACCGGCACCTGTGGCGGCTCCAGTGGCCCAGCCAGCACCTCCGGCTTCGGAGCCTATCGTCGCCACGCCCACGGTCGAGGCCGTCAAGCTGCCTGTGCGCAGCGCAGAAGATTTGATTCCCGCACGCGCCACTGCCACTGTGGCGCCTGTCCCAGTCGACCCGCCGACCCCCGCCCAGACCGAGAAGGAGCTGGTGGAAGAGGAGCAGCCGCAGTCCCATGACGACGATGCCCCGTCCGAGCCGGACAGCGATGCCGAGGACGAGACCGCAGCGCCGTACTTTGATGAGGTACCGATGGAGGCGTATGCGGATGACGAGCCAGCAGCGCTGGCCGATCTGCCCGATGCGGCGCCTGCTGCGCAGCCGCCCGCTGCAGCGGCACCTGACCGTGCCAGCCTGATTGCCTTGCCGGTGCAAACGCCGCAAGCCAGTGAGCTGGACCGGCCAGCGGCCAACTTTGGCGAGAACCTGGGCCGGGTGCCGCCCGAATTCGAGGACACCGAAGAGGGGCGTTTCTGGAACGACACCGTGACAGCCCTGGTGCAGGCCGAAGCCATTACGGCGGTGGCGCGCCAGTTGGCGCTGCGCTCGCAGCTCATCAAGCGCGAGGCCGACGAGTGGTGGCTGCGGGTGGACCTCGAGTCGCTGGCCCAATCCGGCACGATCGAGCGCCTGCGCACCGCACTGGTGGCCGCCGGTCTGGTGGGCAAGATCCAGGTGTCGGTGGGCGCCGTGAGCGACTGCCCGGCGCGGCGCAAGGCCCATGCCGTGCAGGCCCGCCAGCGCGCGGCCGAGGAAACCGTGCGCCAGGATCCCTATGTCCAGTCTTTGATACAGCAATTTGGCGCGAAAATAGTGCCCGGCAGCATTCAGCCTCTATGA